From Meiothermus sp., a single genomic window includes:
- a CDS encoding OsmC family protein, with translation MATKKVVLHRLSGHRFVGINEQGDKVMVDGDQPSTGLRPMELLLAALAGCTAYDVVDIMEKKRQPLARYRVEAVGERAEEHPKRYTHIVVTHYGAGPNVTREALERAVELSHTKYCSVSATLNAPIETRVVVEPWEGEPQLQQQQ, from the coding sequence ATGGCAACCAAGAAAGTGGTACTGCATCGTCTGAGCGGACACCGGTTCGTAGGCATCAACGAGCAAGGCGACAAGGTGATGGTGGACGGCGACCAGCCCTCGACCGGCCTACGCCCCATGGAACTCCTGCTGGCCGCACTAGCGGGCTGCACGGCCTATGATGTGGTGGACATCATGGAGAAAAAGCGCCAGCCCCTGGCCCGCTACCGCGTGGAAGCCGTGGGGGAACGGGCCGAGGAGCACCCCAAGCGCTACACCCACATCGTGGTCACCCACTACGGCGCCGGGCCCAACGTGACCCGCGAGGCCCTCGAGCGGGCCGTGGAGCTTTCCCACACCAAGTACTGCTCGGTCTCGGCTACCCTGAACGCCCCCATCGAGACCCGGGTGGTGGTGGAGCCCTGGGAGGGTGAGCCGCAGCTTCAACAGCAACAGTAA
- a CDS encoding exodeoxyribonuclease V subunit beta, whose translation MKVRVASAGTGKTASLVLRYLELIASGTPLRRIGGVTFTRKAADELRVRVGQAIEDVLSRGQHLDFVAPTGSQPAFQEAALEITGATLSTIHGFMAWCLRLAAPMLHLDPDFAMLGDWEAQALFEEEWNSLRYLAADPTHSLHGRLSGDLTEPLLHLFSKRSLAEVFEPAEGEANRDFLQVYQTVYAAYEARLGARLLSPSELERKALELTRHPRALKRVLERVWVLLVDEYQDVNPLQGAFFEALERAGLNLEIVGDPKQSIYAFRNAEVAVFRKALQEGERQPPLVRSYRHSQILVRFLNGLTKELASQGQGFGPEEAPPVEGVRLERGRLEVHWVEGELALDELRKQEAWVLARRLLDLSAQTAFSEMAVLVRSYQSVHFLEEAFTTAQVPYVLLQGRGYYERQEVRDLYHALRAALDPKGLSLAVFLRSPFGQHTEEGPLRPLELAEIEEVLRSSDPLQALERRWPSVHERLRQIQSRLRLEAPLEALKYLIRAPLMAGRAYHDFLEPRARENVDALLFYFAPRPPQSLEALLERLELLSRQADAGDVPQSGEGVQILTIHRAKGLEWPVVAVFDLGRRNTHQTQPLYLSRGMEESPRITQWVALPQTPQFERFKQQMKALEEEESYRLLYVAASRARDTLLLTASASNGQSAGWGRVLEAMDLGPRSPSYNRPEFVLQTWHYQPIPPAPAIGPSEPPESSPWVEARFDLEPFPPLFSPSAYKRLEAEPLPLPDPEEGEALPGRARAIGTLVHYAIGQNWRPDNPAHLANLEAQEVMFPYGPDERSGIMEEVKALLQSYQGLLGTQLPWPRDEDYPEFAVALPLGSTVWQGVIDRLYRVGGQWYLEDYKTDQEVRPEQYHFQLGVYLAAIRQAWQVEPEVRLVYLRFGQLIRLDKAVLEAALDEIRPSANF comes from the coding sequence ATGAAAGTCCGCGTCGCCTCCGCCGGAACCGGCAAGACCGCCAGCCTGGTCTTGCGCTACCTGGAGCTTATTGCCTCCGGTACACCGCTGCGTCGCATCGGGGGCGTAACCTTCACCCGCAAGGCCGCCGATGAACTGCGGGTGCGGGTAGGGCAGGCCATCGAAGACGTGCTGAGCAGGGGGCAACACCTGGACTTTGTAGCGCCTACGGGAAGCCAGCCTGCTTTTCAGGAGGCCGCCCTCGAGATTACGGGCGCGACCCTCAGCACCATCCACGGCTTCATGGCCTGGTGTTTGCGGCTCGCGGCGCCCATGCTGCACCTCGACCCCGACTTCGCCATGCTGGGCGACTGGGAGGCGCAAGCCCTGTTCGAGGAGGAGTGGAACAGCCTGCGTTATCTGGCGGCCGACCCCACCCATTCGCTCCATGGGAGGCTCTCGGGCGACCTGACCGAACCTTTGCTGCACCTATTTTCCAAGCGCTCATTGGCCGAGGTTTTCGAGCCGGCGGAGGGCGAAGCCAACCGGGATTTCCTGCAGGTTTACCAGACCGTCTACGCAGCCTACGAGGCCCGCCTGGGGGCCAGGCTGCTTTCGCCCTCGGAGTTGGAGCGCAAGGCCCTGGAACTCACCCGCCACCCCCGCGCCCTAAAGCGTGTCCTCGAGCGGGTGTGGGTGCTGCTGGTCGACGAGTACCAGGATGTGAACCCCCTGCAAGGGGCTTTTTTTGAGGCCCTCGAGCGGGCCGGACTAAACCTGGAGATTGTGGGGGATCCTAAGCAGTCCATCTATGCCTTTCGCAACGCCGAGGTGGCGGTCTTTCGCAAGGCTTTGCAGGAAGGGGAACGGCAGCCCCCGCTGGTTCGCAGCTACCGCCACAGCCAGATCCTGGTGCGCTTCTTGAACGGCCTCACCAAAGAGCTGGCTTCCCAGGGCCAGGGTTTTGGCCCGGAGGAGGCCCCGCCGGTAGAGGGTGTACGGCTCGAGCGCGGGCGGCTGGAGGTGCACTGGGTAGAGGGCGAGCTAGCCCTGGACGAACTTCGCAAGCAAGAGGCCTGGGTGCTGGCCCGGCGGCTCTTGGACTTGTCGGCCCAGACCGCTTTTTCCGAGATGGCCGTGCTGGTGCGTTCGTACCAGAGTGTGCACTTTCTGGAAGAAGCCTTTACAACCGCCCAGGTTCCCTACGTACTCCTGCAAGGGCGGGGCTACTACGAGCGGCAGGAAGTGCGCGACCTCTACCATGCCCTGCGGGCGGCTCTCGACCCCAAGGGGCTTTCGCTGGCGGTTTTTCTGCGGAGCCCCTTTGGGCAACACACCGAGGAAGGGCCACTAAGGCCCCTCGAACTGGCCGAAATTGAGGAGGTGCTGCGCTCGAGCGACCCCCTGCAAGCCCTGGAACGCCGGTGGCCCAGTGTGCATGAGCGCCTGCGGCAAATCCAGTCGCGGCTGCGCCTGGAAGCTCCGCTTGAGGCGCTCAAGTACCTGATCCGCGCACCCCTGATGGCGGGCCGCGCCTACCACGACTTCCTGGAGCCCAGGGCGCGGGAAAACGTGGACGCTTTGCTCTTTTACTTTGCCCCACGTCCGCCGCAGAGCCTCGAGGCGTTGCTCGAGCGCCTGGAGCTCCTCTCCCGCCAGGCCGACGCGGGCGACGTGCCCCAGTCGGGCGAGGGGGTGCAGATCCTGACCATCCACCGGGCCAAAGGGCTGGAGTGGCCGGTGGTGGCGGTGTTTGACCTGGGTCGAAGGAACACCCACCAGACCCAGCCTCTGTACTTGAGCAGAGGGATGGAGGAAAGCCCTCGCATCACCCAGTGGGTGGCGCTGCCCCAGACCCCGCAGTTTGAGCGCTTTAAGCAGCAGATGAAGGCCCTGGAGGAGGAAGAGAGCTACCGGCTGTTGTATGTAGCCGCCTCGAGGGCCCGCGATACCCTGCTGCTCACGGCAAGCGCCAGCAACGGCCAATCCGCCGGCTGGGGTCGGGTACTGGAGGCCATGGATCTGGGGCCCAGAAGCCCTTCCTACAACCGGCCCGAGTTTGTGTTGCAGACCTGGCACTACCAACCCATACCGCCAGCTCCGGCCATCGGCCCGTCCGAACCGCCCGAGTCCTCGCCCTGGGTGGAGGCCCGCTTCGACCTCGAGCCCTTTCCCCCGCTCTTTTCGCCCTCGGCCTACAAGCGCCTCGAGGCCGAACCCCTCCCGCTCCCCGACCCCGAGGAAGGGGAGGCCCTGCCGGGCCGGGCCCGGGCCATCGGGACGCTGGTGCACTACGCCATCGGGCAAAACTGGCGCCCCGACAACCCCGCGCACCTGGCCAACCTCGAGGCCCAGGAAGTGATGTTTCCTTACGGCCCCGACGAGCGCTCGGGCATTATGGAAGAGGTAAAGGCGCTCTTGCAAAGCTACCAGGGGCTTCTGGGCACACAGCTCCCCTGGCCCCGCGACGAGGACTACCCCGAGTTTGCGGTGGCCTTACCTCTGGGCTCTACCGTCTGGCAGGGGGTGATAGACCGGCTCTACCGGGTAGGCGGGCAGTGGTACCTGGAAGACTACAAGACCGACCAGGAGGTGCGACCTGAACAATATCACTTCCAACTGGGCGTTTACCTGGCCGCCATTCGCCAGGCCTGGCAGGTAGAACCCGAGGTGCGGCTGGTGTACCTGCGCTTTGGCCAGCTGATCCGGCTGGATAAGGCTGTTCTGGAAGCTGCCCTGGACGAAATCAGGCCTTCCGCAAATTTTTGA
- a CDS encoding AbrB/MazE/SpoVT family DNA-binding domain-containing protein — protein sequence MKRTLLTLGHSTAVTLPPDFLEQHNLKAGDLVEVENTEQGILIRPHHPLAPDFEPALRAVLARYRETLRRLAVHDRGEDPA from the coding sequence GTGAAGCGTACTTTGCTGACTTTGGGCCACAGCACAGCTGTCACTTTACCACCTGACTTTCTTGAGCAGCACAATCTAAAAGCGGGGGATCTAGTCGAGGTAGAAAACACCGAGCAGGGTATATTGATTCGCCCTCACCATCCGCTCGCACCCGACTTTGAACCAGCTCTTCGAGCTGTGCTGGCCCGCTATCGCGAAACCCTCCGTCGCCTGGCTGTTCACGACCGAGGTGAAGACCCCGCATGA
- a CDS encoding type II toxin-antitoxin system death-on-curing family toxin — MSRWLTLGEVLLLHDLALELDGGDPGVLDLGKLESVIVQPQAGFGETRFHPILATQAAAYLFHISQAHTFNDGNKRTAVLAALTFLELNGLSPTITQDGLFVLALEVAKGNVSKEQIAHRLVTGET, encoded by the coding sequence ATGAGCCGCTGGCTTACCCTGGGAGAAGTGCTGCTTTTGCATGACCTCGCTCTGGAACTCGACGGGGGCGACCCCGGTGTACTAGATTTGGGTAAGCTCGAGTCAGTCATAGTACAACCGCAAGCTGGCTTTGGGGAAACGCGGTTTCACCCCATCTTAGCAACTCAAGCCGCCGCATACCTGTTTCACATCAGCCAGGCTCACACCTTCAACGATGGCAACAAGCGAACCGCAGTGCTGGCAGCCCTAACCTTTCTTGAACTCAACGGGCTCTCCCCTACCATTACTCAGGACGGGCTCTTCGTGCTGGCCCTAGAGGTTGCCAAGGGCAACGTTTCAAAAGAGCAAATCGCCCATAGACTAGTAACGGGAGAAACCTAA
- a CDS encoding aminotransferase class IV: MKYAHINGTIVEHAQATLHISDLGLRRGYGVFEFFRILRGIPVFLEDHLKRFEHSARLLELELPYSPESLEGFIHELIRINDLEQGGLQMLLTGGYSEDAFTPGRPNLVITPIAVTPPPAYLYERGGKIILHQNLRELPEAKTTDYLVAVRLSKRVRAEGATEVVYHDGHWVSEGGRSSLSIIKNGMLITAREGVLPGITRKHLLHVAKPLLPIEERAITLEELFTADEVLLTGATRQVMPITQIEDRPVGSGLVGPYARALMEAFQRHLETYLNQRAGVGQTSLSKGI; the protein is encoded by the coding sequence GTGAAGTACGCCCACATCAACGGAACCATTGTCGAACACGCCCAGGCCACCCTGCACATCTCCGACCTGGGTCTGCGCCGGGGTTATGGGGTGTTTGAGTTTTTCCGCATTTTGCGGGGGATTCCGGTTTTTCTGGAAGACCACCTAAAGCGCTTTGAGCACTCGGCCCGGCTTTTGGAGCTCGAGCTTCCCTATAGCCCAGAAAGTCTCGAGGGCTTTATCCACGAGCTCATTCGAATAAACGACCTCGAGCAAGGTGGCCTCCAGATGCTCCTGACCGGGGGCTACTCGGAGGACGCCTTTACCCCCGGTAGGCCAAACCTGGTCATCACCCCCATCGCAGTCACGCCACCCCCCGCCTACCTGTACGAGCGGGGCGGCAAAATTATCCTGCACCAAAACCTGCGCGAGCTGCCCGAGGCCAAAACCACCGATTACCTGGTGGCGGTGCGCCTTTCCAAGCGGGTGCGGGCCGAGGGCGCTACCGAGGTGGTCTATCACGACGGGCATTGGGTCTCGGAGGGGGGTCGCAGCAGTCTTTCCATTATCAAGAACGGGATGCTGATTACCGCTCGGGAAGGGGTCTTACCGGGCATCACCCGCAAGCACCTGCTGCACGTGGCAAAGCCCCTTCTGCCTATCGAGGAGCGCGCCATTACCCTCGAGGAACTGTTCACCGCCGACGAGGTGCTCCTGACCGGAGCCACCCGGCAGGTCATGCCCATCACCCAAATCGAGGACAGGCCCGTAGGGAGCGGCCTGGTAGGGCCTTACGCCCGAGCCCTGATGGAGGCCTTTCAGAGGCACCTGGAAACCTACCTGAACCAACGAGCTGGGGTGGGCCAAACCTCCTTGTCAAAGGGCATTTGA
- a CDS encoding deoxyhypusine synthase family protein gives MANGEITKFLKHHFRHFNAATLVDAAEAYRTHLEQGGVMMVTLAGAMSTAELGLSLAEMIRQDKVHAISCTGANLEEDLFNLVAHHHYERIPNWRELTAQDEQRLLEKHMNRVTDTCIPEMEAMRRLEKALLEEWEAADRAGERYFPHEFLYRIIRSGKLEQYYQIDPKDSWMVAAAEKNLPMVVPGWEDSTTGNMYAGHCLNGEIKNVHTVRTGIEYMMELANWYVQTSAQHPIGFFQIGGGIAGDFPICVVPMLHQDMQRPDIPVWSYFCQISDSTTSYGSYSGAVPNEKITWGKLAVDTPKFIIESDASIVAPLMFAIVLGW, from the coding sequence GTGGCAAACGGAGAAATTACAAAGTTTTTGAAGCACCACTTCCGTCACTTTAACGCGGCGACCCTGGTGGATGCCGCCGAAGCCTATCGAACACACCTCGAGCAAGGTGGGGTGATGATGGTTACGTTGGCGGGGGCGATGAGCACCGCCGAGCTGGGCCTCTCGCTGGCCGAGATGATTCGCCAGGACAAGGTACACGCCATTAGCTGCACCGGGGCCAACCTGGAAGAAGACCTGTTCAACCTGGTGGCCCACCACCACTACGAGCGCATCCCCAACTGGCGCGAGCTCACCGCCCAGGACGAGCAGCGCCTGCTGGAAAAGCACATGAACCGCGTGACCGACACCTGCATTCCCGAGATGGAGGCCATGCGACGCCTGGAAAAGGCTCTGCTGGAGGAGTGGGAGGCTGCCGACCGGGCAGGGGAGCGCTACTTCCCACACGAGTTTCTGTACCGCATTATTCGCTCGGGGAAGCTCGAGCAGTACTATCAGATTGACCCCAAGGATAGCTGGATGGTGGCGGCCGCCGAGAAAAACCTGCCCATGGTAGTGCCGGGCTGGGAAGACTCCACCACCGGCAACATGTATGCCGGCCACTGTCTGAACGGTGAAATCAAGAACGTGCACACCGTGCGAACCGGCATCGAGTACATGATGGAGCTGGCCAACTGGTATGTGCAGACCAGCGCCCAGCACCCCATTGGCTTCTTCCAGATCGGCGGGGGCATTGCCGGCGACTTTCCCATCTGTGTGGTGCCCATGCTGCACCAGGACATGCAGCGGCCTGACATTCCGGTGTGGAGCTACTTCTGCCAGATCTCCGACTCTACTACCAGCTACGGTTCGTACTCGGGGGCCGTGCCCAACGAGAAAATTACCTGGGGCAAGCTGGCGGTGGACACGCCCAAGTTCATTATCGAGTCGGATGCCTCGATTGTGGCCCCCTTGATGTTTGCCATAGTGTTGGGCTGGTGA
- a CDS encoding PilW family protein, with translation MRRRGFTLVELLIAMGILAGILTLVAVYFGGQRDLTQRTQSRSEVQDRVRMVMQMVAQDLQMVGSRGFLDSSGNLITTVSSGCSGVNCLSSTNAGVQDGLAVQYVTTLRGSNQACRAVRYAFSGNTLQRSDVPCGSAASLVDLAPNILAMDIQYQCSDNTTSDTASCPQGSYPRSARVTVIGESMSIVANIPASSHTTASGSTVNCPAGRICLALTQEVLMPNLKN, from the coding sequence ATGCGCAGGCGCGGCTTTACCCTGGTCGAACTGCTAATAGCCATGGGGATTCTGGCCGGAATCCTGACCCTGGTGGCGGTTTACTTTGGCGGCCAGCGCGACCTGACCCAGCGCACCCAGAGCCGCAGCGAAGTGCAGGATCGGGTGCGGATGGTGATGCAGATGGTCGCGCAGGACTTGCAGATGGTGGGCTCGAGGGGCTTTCTCGATTCCAGCGGCAATCTGATTACCACGGTTTCCAGTGGGTGCAGTGGGGTCAACTGTCTCAGCTCCACCAATGCTGGCGTGCAGGACGGTTTGGCGGTTCAGTATGTGACTACTCTGCGCGGCTCGAACCAGGCCTGCCGTGCGGTGCGCTACGCCTTTAGCGGCAATACGCTCCAGCGTTCGGATGTCCCCTGTGGCAGCGCGGCCTCGCTGGTGGATCTGGCCCCCAACATCCTGGCCATGGATATTCAGTACCAGTGCAGCGACAACACCACCTCTGATACCGCAAGCTGTCCGCAGGGTAGCTACCCTCGCAGCGCACGGGTCACGGTAATCGGAGAGTCTATGTCTATTGTGGCCAACATCCCAGCTAGCAGCCACACCACCGCCAGCGGAAGCACCGTCAACTGCCCGGCAGGGCGTATCTGCCTGGCGCTCACCCAAGAGGTCTTGATGCCCAACCTCAAAAACTGA
- a CDS encoding type II secretion system protein, protein MRKPSGISIVELLVALAIIGIAFVPLVLSQLSSLRASAQTGLASQVKAAAIAELERQTALVLRVESPPSSNNLRDDVNANKSFYFVDYFYSCPNPPIPLPSPPPTNSSRTVLRSGISCDNGSGTTSNLITTRWSVARESGLLGEGLITITVTATHSRGPTVTLVNRISCYDVFPSPTSDAPAPCPTPSGGP, encoded by the coding sequence ATGCGCAAGCCCAGCGGAATTAGTATCGTGGAGCTTCTGGTGGCGCTGGCCATTATTGGCATCGCCTTTGTGCCGCTGGTGCTGAGCCAGCTTTCCAGCCTGCGGGCCAGCGCCCAGACCGGACTGGCCTCGCAGGTTAAGGCCGCGGCTATTGCCGAACTCGAGCGCCAGACCGCCCTGGTGCTGCGGGTGGAGTCCCCCCCTTCAAGCAACAACCTGCGCGACGACGTGAACGCCAACAAGAGCTTCTATTTTGTGGACTATTTTTATTCCTGTCCCAACCCCCCCATACCCCTGCCCTCGCCTCCCCCCACCAACTCCTCGCGCACCGTCTTGCGCAGCGGCATTAGCTGCGACAATGGCAGCGGCACTACCAGCAACCTGATTACCACCCGCTGGAGCGTGGCCCGCGAATCCGGGCTGCTAGGCGAAGGCCTCATCACTATCACCGTAACCGCTACCCACAGCCGGGGGCCCACCGTCACGCTGGTCAACCGCATCAGTTGCTACGATGTGTTCCCCTCGCCCACCTCGGATGCCCCCGCGCCTTGCCCTACCCCCTCAGGAGGCCCCTAG
- a CDS encoding Tfp pilus assembly protein FimT/FimU encodes MRQDGGLTLVEIIVVLAILGILLTIGLSYFNPDRIAVSQASEVLSAQVTRARLEAIRHNTNGGITIHTAGNGSLQVWVLDRTTNNRVVLQTLTLGQGDFPRVRCQSATLVASTATTTTCPGAASYDFTFDARGVPQDQGRLSLVLSNFAGSFQRTVCINQQGRSQVVNGTCP; translated from the coding sequence ATGAGGCAGGATGGGGGCCTGACGCTGGTTGAAATTATCGTCGTGTTGGCGATTCTGGGTATTTTGCTGACCATTGGGCTGAGCTACTTCAACCCCGACCGCATCGCGGTTTCCCAGGCCAGCGAGGTTTTGTCTGCGCAGGTCACCAGGGCGCGCCTCGAGGCCATTCGCCACAACACCAACGGCGGTATCACCATCCACACAGCCGGCAATGGCAGCCTTCAGGTCTGGGTGCTGGACAGAACCACTAACAACCGGGTGGTGCTGCAAACCCTTACCCTTGGCCAGGGTGATTTTCCCAGGGTTCGCTGCCAGTCTGCCACGCTGGTGGCCTCCACTGCCACCACCACCACCTGCCCCGGAGCGGCCTCCTACGATTTCACCTTCGATGCCCGCGGGGTGCCGCAAGATCAGGGTCGCCTAAGCCTGGTGCTGAGCAATTTCGCGGGCAGCTTTCAGCGCACGGTTTGCATTAATCAGCAAGGCCGCAGTCAGGTGGTGAATGGTACATGTCCATGA
- a CDS encoding group III truncated hemoglobin encodes MNDVVSRADIAVVVDNFYAKAIQDEQIGYLFEGLDLMNHLPTIHDFWENILWRTGAYQGGMMYKHLMLNARKPLKLEHFQRWLELFTQTIDEHYAGPNAQTMKQFAYSIANTIYNRVSQQNAIPLGVQDSPPKPSVG; translated from the coding sequence GTGAACGATGTAGTGTCTCGAGCCGACATCGCGGTAGTGGTGGACAACTTCTACGCAAAAGCTATCCAGGACGAGCAGATTGGTTACCTGTTCGAAGGCCTGGACTTGATGAACCACCTGCCCACCATCCACGACTTCTGGGAAAACATCCTGTGGCGCACCGGCGCCTATCAGGGCGGTATGATGTACAAGCACCTAATGCTCAATGCCCGCAAGCCCCTCAAGCTCGAGCACTTCCAGCGCTGGCTCGAGCTCTTTACCCAGACCATAGACGAGCACTACGCAGGCCCCAACGCCCAGACCATGAAGCAGTTTGCCTATTCGATAGCAAACACCATATACAACCGGGTTTCGCAGCAAAATGCCATCCCCCTGGGGGTTCAAGACAGCCCTCCCAAACCCTCGGTGGGGTGA
- a CDS encoding DUF2905 domain-containing protein — translation MEVGRFLLVLGFLLVALGLVWLYAPWLLGWFGRLPGDIRIEREGFRFYFPLTSMVLVSLGLSLLFNLLLRWFR, via the coding sequence GTGGAAGTCGGGCGCTTTTTGTTGGTGCTGGGCTTTTTGCTGGTGGCCCTGGGGCTGGTTTGGTTGTATGCCCCCTGGCTTCTGGGCTGGTTTGGCCGCCTGCCGGGGGATATTCGCATCGAGCGCGAGGGGTTTCGCTTCTACTTTCCCCTTACCTCGATGGTATTGGTCAGTCTGGGGCTGAGCCTGCTCTTCAACCTGCTCCTACGTTGGTTTCGATAG
- the era gene encoding GTPase Era has translation MTEGTTYSGFVAVVGKPNVGKSTLVNSMLGVKIAPISPKPQTTRKRVRGIHTEGNRQIVFVDTPGWHEAADALSEYMIRQITDALAEVNVVLWLVDLRHPPTHEDELVARALRPLKGQVPILLVGNKADAAKYPEAALQAYAELLPGLETRMISAQNERDAKALRDEVLALLPEGPFFFPEDYAKGDQTPEEWAAEIVREEAMKRLKEEIPYSIATKTEEFELRDNGMFYIQVNIYVERENHKPILIGSGGRMLREIGAAARKQLEVFLGRKVYLDLQVRVYPNWRKDPEALRELGYH, from the coding sequence GTGACTGAAGGAACCACCTATTCCGGATTTGTGGCCGTGGTGGGCAAGCCCAATGTGGGCAAGTCCACTCTGGTCAACTCCATGCTGGGCGTCAAGATCGCCCCCATCAGCCCTAAGCCCCAGACCACCCGTAAGCGGGTGCGCGGCATCCATACCGAGGGCAACCGCCAGATTGTGTTTGTGGACACGCCGGGCTGGCACGAGGCCGCCGATGCCCTAAGCGAGTACATGATCCGCCAGATTACCGATGCCCTGGCCGAGGTCAACGTGGTGCTCTGGCTGGTGGACTTGCGCCACCCTCCCACCCACGAGGATGAGCTGGTGGCGCGGGCCTTGCGCCCCCTCAAGGGCCAGGTGCCCATTTTGCTGGTGGGCAACAAGGCCGATGCCGCCAAGTACCCCGAGGCCGCCCTGCAAGCCTATGCCGAACTGCTGCCGGGGCTGGAAACCCGCATGATCTCGGCCCAGAACGAACGCGACGCCAAAGCCCTGCGCGACGAGGTGCTGGCCCTCTTGCCCGAAGGCCCCTTCTTCTTCCCCGAAGACTACGCCAAAGGCGATCAGACCCCCGAGGAATGGGCCGCCGAGATTGTGCGCGAGGAAGCCATGAAGCGGCTCAAGGAGGAGATTCCCTACTCCATTGCCACCAAGACCGAGGAATTTGAGCTCCGGGACAACGGCATGTTCTATATTCAGGTCAACATCTACGTCGAGCGCGAGAACCACAAGCCCATCCTGATTGGCTCGGGAGGGCGGATGCTGCGGGAGATTGGGGCAGCCGCACGAAAGCAGCTCGAGGTCTTCCTGGGCCGCAAGGTCTACCTGGACTTGCAGGTCAGGGTGTACCCCAACTGGCGCAAAGACCCCGAAGCCCTGCGCGAGCTGGGCTACCATTGA
- the dprA gene encoding DNA-processing protein DprA encodes MPDPLALALTPQIGPSRLQQALSTDLSIEAVSEVLGKEIAAAYTQTLKEGLAEKEREQAAKLGLRLIGLWEDGYPEGLRHLDSPPMVLYLKGELPPSKPNIGIVGTRKASPWAIAWTHKVARELAEAGVGIISGLALGIDAASHQGALEGGGYTLGVLGSAMDRFYPPQNRALAEKMHVLSEFPLGTPPQAGLFPRRNRIVAALSKAVLVVEAGEKSGSLITARFAAELGRDVLAVPGRPGDAFSLGCNRLIQDGAGLVMNTGDVLNALGVRAPQKQSLQLAGPEAQVYRTLLELSEALPDDLAQTTGLPAHETLSVLMLLELKGLVQSSAGRYRPI; translated from the coding sequence ATGCCCGACCCATTGGCCCTTGCACTCACCCCCCAGATTGGCCCCAGCCGCCTGCAACAAGCCCTTAGCACCGACCTCAGCATCGAGGCCGTGTCCGAGGTGCTGGGCAAGGAAATTGCCGCCGCCTATACCCAAACCCTCAAAGAAGGCCTGGCCGAAAAAGAGCGCGAACAGGCAGCCAAGCTGGGCCTGCGGCTGATTGGGCTTTGGGAAGATGGCTACCCCGAGGGGTTGCGGCATCTGGACAGCCCGCCCATGGTGTTGTACCTGAAAGGCGAACTTCCCCCCTCCAAGCCCAACATCGGCATTGTGGGCACCCGCAAGGCCAGTCCCTGGGCGATCGCCTGGACGCACAAAGTGGCGCGCGAACTGGCCGAGGCCGGGGTGGGCATCATCTCGGGGCTGGCCCTGGGGATTGATGCCGCCTCGCACCAGGGCGCCCTGGAAGGGGGCGGCTACACCCTGGGGGTGCTGGGCAGCGCCATGGATCGCTTCTATCCCCCCCAGAACCGCGCCCTGGCTGAAAAGATGCACGTGCTCTCGGAGTTTCCGCTGGGCACCCCGCCACAAGCGGGCTTGTTTCCCCGGCGTAACCGTATTGTGGCCGCTTTGTCCAAAGCCGTGCTGGTGGTGGAGGCCGGGGAGAAAAGCGGCAGCCTGATTACCGCCCGGTTTGCGGCAGAACTGGGCCGCGACGTGCTGGCCGTACCGGGCCGCCCCGGCGATGCTTTCTCGCTGGGCTGCAACCGGCTGATTCAGGACGGGGCCGGGCTGGTGATGAATACCGGGGATGTGCTGAACGCGCTGGGGGTACGGGCCCCACAAAAGCAATCGTTGCAGCTCGCGGGCCCCGAGGCCCAGGTCTACCGGACCTTGCTCGAGCTCTCCGAGGCCCTGCCCGACGACCTCGCCCAGACCACCGGCCTCCCCGCCCACGAGACCCTCTCGGTGCTGATGCTGCTCGAGCTCAAGGGCCTGGTGCAGAGCAGTGCAGGACGCTACCGCCCGATCTGA